From one Streptomyces sp. N50 genomic stretch:
- a CDS encoding helix-turn-helix transcriptional regulator, whose product MDSKNALGEFLRARRERVRPEDVGLSGGGLRRVPGLRREEVALLAGISSDYYLRLEQGRDRNPSAQVLEALARVLGLDASATAHLLSLAQPERPAVSRRRVRRPEAVPTSVRELLDTWSGHPAYVQNRFTDCLAANMLCRALSPNYTPGVNLLRAVFLDPAERELRRDWEELTAEGVATLRGHIGPDVDEPRLVELVGELSVRSDRFRLLWSRHEVRPMLGRTSLLTHPLVGDFELGSNKFEIPGTNALSLVVFHAEPGSRSAELLGLLGSLTASGETPWREESGAASGEAPPEGNPRAANGEPSHRGDRRDTSSETPPE is encoded by the coding sequence GTGGACAGCAAGAACGCGCTCGGGGAGTTTCTGCGGGCCCGCCGGGAGCGGGTCCGGCCGGAGGACGTGGGTCTGAGCGGCGGCGGACTGCGCCGGGTGCCGGGGTTACGCCGGGAGGAGGTCGCCCTGCTGGCCGGTATCAGCTCCGACTACTACCTGCGGCTGGAGCAGGGCCGTGACCGCAACCCGTCCGCGCAGGTGCTGGAGGCGCTGGCCCGGGTGCTGGGCCTGGACGCCTCCGCGACCGCCCATCTGCTGAGCCTCGCGCAGCCGGAGCGGCCGGCCGTGTCCCGCAGACGGGTCCGGCGGCCCGAGGCGGTACCGACGAGCGTCCGCGAACTGCTCGACACGTGGTCCGGTCACCCGGCCTACGTCCAGAACCGGTTCACGGACTGCCTCGCGGCCAACATGCTGTGCCGGGCGCTGTCCCCGAACTACACGCCGGGTGTGAACCTGCTCCGGGCCGTCTTCCTCGACCCAGCCGAGCGTGAACTGCGCCGCGACTGGGAGGAGTTGACCGCCGAGGGGGTGGCGACCCTACGCGGCCACATCGGCCCTGACGTCGACGAACCCCGGCTGGTGGAGCTGGTGGGCGAGTTGTCCGTGCGCAGCGACCGCTTCCGGCTGCTGTGGAGCCGCCACGAGGTACGGCCCATGCTCGGCCGCACCAGCCTCCTCACCCACCCGCTCGTCGGCGACTTCGAGCTCGGGTCGAACAAGTTCGAGATCCCCGGTACGAACGCCCTGAGCCTGGTCGTCTTCCACGCCGAGCCGGGGAGCCGCAGCGCGGAACTACTGGGCTTGCTGGGCAGCCTGACGGCGTCCGGCGAGACACCCTGGCGGGAGGAGTCAGGGGCCGCGTCCGGCGAGGCGCCCCCGGAGGGAAACCCGCGGGCAGCGAACGGCGAGCCCTCCCACCGCGGCGACCGGCGAGACACGTCCAGCGAGACGCCGCCTGAGTGA